One window from the genome of Sandaracinaceae bacterium encodes:
- a CDS encoding transglutaminase domain-containing protein, protein MSEPTAPPARARFHLPTALRVLMYAVVGAVLAVPLARAPAVVSAALGAGLGAALGARAARGAYRSVPLLAFALGVMLLTGVLHTLLLGSTTLAGLLGPTGAYRAADALLAMGVLTGAAFGLRALSSRRPLFAALEVLLAVFAFTQLVVAHRDGAINRPFEIADPILATGGDPSLVFIGVGVAAALVVALTLLAEERAGRLVLHVAVVGVLLALLAFTTRMVGMPTPPESGGGLGLREDEGGPGGDQEREGQGGQSGGSGSGSPDSPEFRDNYEGDQSDVPVGVVIFRDDYSAPAGVYYFRQGAFSQWNGRRLVASTLADVDRDLVQGFPVESTPVRDPPPLNATRREVETTVALLADHTLPFALESAVRLRPAPNPDPSRFRVAYHVTSAAMIADYFSLLEADTGARTWSSEALDEYTQAPADPRYRELAEQIIAERVPADMRDQDAAKVFAITEWLGEHGIYSQRSQHASADDPTAHFLFGDRTGYCVHFSHAAAFLFRSIGLPARVATGYAIPESNRQGGSALLVTGQSSHAWPEVYFEGFGWVVTDVSPQQTLDPPAPPPDPDLQRLLGELARGQTLAPPDAEDDVADAVAWLREFLPALGWGALATLIALLVSLYLTKLWRRLAPRFASDPQLALVLHRAALDRLSDVAVRRMPGETREAFAARVAAQVPSLAQLAAVTEGRALGSTRAQQVPRAELLSVAQRVRSEHARAFPLGRRLLGWLVPWSFLRTR, encoded by the coding sequence ATGAGCGAGCCCACCGCCCCGCCGGCGCGAGCGCGCTTCCACCTGCCCACGGCGCTGCGCGTGCTCATGTACGCCGTGGTGGGCGCGGTGCTGGCCGTCCCGCTGGCCCGCGCGCCCGCCGTGGTGAGCGCTGCCCTCGGAGCCGGCCTCGGCGCGGCGCTCGGGGCTCGCGCGGCCCGGGGCGCGTACCGGAGCGTGCCGCTGCTGGCCTTCGCGCTGGGGGTCATGCTGCTCACTGGCGTGCTTCACACGCTGCTGCTCGGGTCCACCACACTCGCGGGCCTGCTCGGGCCCACCGGCGCCTACCGCGCGGCGGACGCCCTGCTTGCGATGGGTGTCCTCACAGGCGCCGCCTTCGGGCTGCGCGCCCTGTCCTCGCGGCGGCCGCTGTTTGCCGCGCTCGAGGTGCTGCTGGCGGTGTTCGCGTTCACGCAGCTGGTGGTGGCGCACCGCGACGGGGCCATCAACCGGCCGTTCGAGATCGCGGACCCCATCCTGGCCACGGGCGGCGACCCGTCGCTGGTGTTCATTGGGGTGGGCGTGGCTGCTGCGCTGGTGGTGGCGCTCACGCTGCTGGCCGAGGAGCGCGCCGGGCGGCTGGTGCTGCACGTGGCGGTGGTGGGTGTCCTCCTCGCGCTGCTGGCGTTCACCACGCGCATGGTGGGCATGCCCACGCCGCCCGAGAGCGGGGGAGGGCTGGGCCTGCGCGAGGACGAGGGCGGCCCCGGTGGCGACCAGGAGCGCGAAGGCCAAGGCGGGCAGAGCGGTGGCAGCGGTTCTGGGAGCCCCGACTCGCCGGAGTTCCGCGACAACTACGAGGGCGACCAGAGCGACGTGCCGGTGGGCGTGGTGATCTTCCGCGACGACTACTCGGCCCCGGCCGGTGTGTACTACTTCCGGCAGGGCGCGTTCAGCCAGTGGAACGGGAGGCGCCTGGTGGCGAGCACGCTGGCCGACGTGGACCGCGACCTGGTGCAGGGCTTCCCGGTGGAGTCCACGCCGGTGCGTGATCCACCACCGCTGAACGCCACGCGCCGCGAGGTGGAGACCACGGTGGCGCTGCTGGCGGACCACACGCTGCCCTTCGCGCTCGAGTCGGCGGTGCGCCTGCGGCCGGCGCCCAACCCGGACCCGTCGCGCTTCCGCGTGGCCTACCACGTGACCTCCGCGGCCATGATCGCGGACTACTTCTCGCTGCTGGAAGCCGACACGGGCGCGCGCACCTGGAGCAGCGAGGCGCTCGACGAGTACACGCAGGCGCCGGCCGACCCGCGCTATCGGGAGCTGGCCGAGCAGATCATCGCGGAGCGCGTGCCCGCGGACATGCGCGACCAAGACGCCGCCAAGGTGTTCGCCATCACCGAGTGGCTGGGGGAGCACGGCATCTACAGCCAGCGCAGCCAGCACGCGAGCGCCGACGACCCCACCGCGCACTTCCTGTTCGGCGACCGCACGGGCTACTGCGTGCACTTCTCGCACGCGGCCGCGTTCCTGTTCCGGTCCATCGGACTGCCCGCGCGCGTGGCCACGGGCTACGCCATCCCGGAGTCCAACCGCCAGGGCGGCAGTGCGCTGCTGGTCACGGGGCAGAGCTCGCACGCGTGGCCCGAGGTGTACTTCGAGGGCTTCGGCTGGGTGGTCACCGACGTGTCGCCGCAGCAGACGCTGGACCCACCCGCGCCCCCGCCCGACCCGGACCTGCAGCGCTTGCTGGGCGAGCTGGCGCGCGGCCAGACGCTGGCCCCGCCCGACGCCGAAGACGACGTGGCCGACGCGGTGGCGTGGCTCCGGGAGTTCCTGCCCGCGCTGGGCTGGGGTGCGCTCGCCACCCTGATCGCGCTGCTGGTGAGCCTCTATCTCACAAAGCTGTGGCGCCGCCTGGCCCCGCGCTTCGCCAGCGACCCGCAGCTGGCGCTCGTGCTGCACCGCGCGGCGCTCGACCGGCTGAGCGACGTGGCCGTTCGCCGCATGCCCGGCGAGACCCGCGAGGCCTTTGCGGCGCGCGTGGCGGCGCAGGTCCCGAGCCTCGCCCAGCTGGCGGCTGTCACCGAGGGCCGCGCGCTCGGCAGCACGCGCGCGCAGCAGGTGCCCCGCGCCGAGCTGCTGAGCGTGGCCCAGCGCGTGCGCAGCGAGCACGCCCGCGCGTTCCCTCTCGGCCGGCGCCTGCTCGGCTGGCTCGTCCCCTGGTCCTTCCTGCGCACCCGCTGA
- a CDS encoding AAA family ATPase, whose protein sequence is MTTDTTPASPASANLDRAHAVITTLRHRLRAAVKGRDEIVDLVLVALLADGHVLLEDYPGSGKTTLARALGEGIADDDLAEGIAPFRRIQFTPDLLPSDITGTNIFDMESQRFVFRPGPLFAHVVLADEINRTSPKVQAAMLEAMGEKQVTADNTSHALDALFFVIATQNPLDLAGTYPLPTPQLDRFLFKLVMKHIARDAEIEVLASYPTPTLARAGATAQVRRSELLAARETMRSAVTIHPLFRDCLVDLARALRADPRTLQGASTRSLVLMLPALQARALLEGRDYVSPDDLAAIAPHVFGHRLVVAPGAANVESILRDALTPQLERLARVTR, encoded by the coding sequence ATGACCACCGACACCACTCCCGCTTCTCCCGCCTCGGCCAACCTCGACCGCGCGCACGCCGTCATCACCACGCTGCGCCATCGCCTGCGCGCCGCCGTGAAGGGCCGCGACGAGATCGTGGACCTGGTGCTGGTGGCGCTGCTCGCCGACGGCCACGTGCTGCTCGAGGACTACCCCGGCTCCGGCAAGACCACGCTGGCGCGCGCGCTCGGTGAGGGCATCGCGGACGACGACCTCGCCGAGGGCATCGCGCCCTTCCGGCGCATCCAGTTCACGCCGGACCTCCTGCCCAGCGACATCACGGGCACCAACATCTTCGACATGGAGTCGCAGCGCTTCGTGTTCCGCCCGGGGCCGCTGTTCGCGCACGTGGTGCTGGCCGACGAGATCAACCGCACCTCGCCGAAGGTGCAGGCCGCCATGCTCGAGGCCATGGGCGAGAAGCAGGTGACCGCCGACAACACCAGCCACGCGCTCGACGCGCTCTTCTTCGTGATCGCCACGCAGAACCCGCTGGACCTCGCGGGCACCTACCCGCTGCCCACGCCGCAGCTCGACCGCTTCCTGTTCAAGCTGGTCATGAAGCACATCGCGCGCGACGCCGAGATCGAGGTGCTGGCTTCGTATCCCACCCCCACGCTCGCGCGGGCCGGTGCCACGGCGCAGGTGCGCCGCAGTGAGCTGCTGGCGGCGCGCGAGACCATGCGCTCGGCGGTCACGATCCACCCGCTGTTCCGCGACTGCCTGGTGGACCTGGCGCGGGCGCTGCGCGCGGACCCACGCACGCTGCAGGGCGCCTCCACGCGCTCGCTGGTGCTCATGCTGCCGGCGCTCCAGGCGCGCGCGCTGCTCGAGGGGCGTGACTACGTGTCGCCCGACGACCTCGCCGCCATCGCGCCGCACGTGTTCGGGCACCGCTTGGTGGTGGCCCCCGGCGCGGCCAACGTGGAGAGCATCCTGCGCGACGCGCTGACCCCGCAGCTCGAGCGCCTGGCGCGGGTGACTCGCTGA
- a CDS encoding EthD domain-containing protein — MTQRYCFVLSRPVGASLEAFSQALLGPTAKALERFRPLSLSIDVALPPDSGAALNAKRDGDGAILSGLVSATLAERGDALAMMSVLDPTGKYVDGYAVSQDIPRDYERTWELGTASPGVRQVTFLRPKPGLAQADFMEHWHGKHGPLALEIHPIWRYDRNAVLNGLTEHTPSLAGIVALHFRELADATDPKRLYGGDDANMGRIYEDVRSFLDMSTLRVMLMREHVLITEG, encoded by the coding sequence ATGACCCAACGCTACTGCTTCGTGCTCTCTCGCCCGGTGGGCGCCTCCCTCGAGGCGTTCTCGCAGGCGCTGCTCGGTCCCACGGCCAAGGCCCTCGAGCGCTTTCGTCCGCTTTCGCTCAGCATCGACGTGGCGCTGCCGCCCGACAGCGGCGCGGCGCTGAACGCGAAGCGCGACGGGGACGGCGCCATCTTGAGTGGCCTCGTGAGCGCCACCCTCGCCGAGCGCGGCGATGCGCTGGCCATGATGAGCGTGCTGGACCCCACCGGGAAGTACGTGGACGGCTACGCCGTGTCGCAGGACATCCCGCGCGACTACGAGCGCACGTGGGAGCTGGGCACCGCGTCCCCCGGCGTGCGGCAGGTCACGTTCCTGCGGCCCAAGCCCGGCCTCGCGCAGGCCGACTTCATGGAGCACTGGCACGGCAAGCACGGCCCGCTGGCCCTCGAGATCCACCCCATCTGGCGCTACGACCGGAACGCGGTGCTCAACGGCCTGACGGAGCACACGCCCTCGCTCGCGGGCATCGTGGCGCTGCACTTCCGCGAGCTGGCCGACGCCACGGACCCGAAGCGCCTCTACGGCGGCGACGACGCGAACATGGGCCGCATCTACGAAGACGTGCGCTCGTTCCTGGACATGAGCACGCTGCGGGTGATGCTCATGCGCGAGCACGTGTTGATCACGGAAGGGTGA
- a CDS encoding glucose 1-dehydrogenase, whose product MILDRFRMDGRVALITGAGKGIGRGIALAYAEAGADVVVAARTLADVEEVAEAARALGRRATAIACDVTDRSQLEALVAQTIRDHDHLDVLVNNAGGAPHVPLLRTSEQVFEDALRFNVTQAFLLSRLAAPHLLATGRGSIVNISSSLGRIVGRGFVAYGTAKAALQHMTRLMANELAPKVRVNAICCGAIETEALGKFLANPAVRDGLIKRTPLRAVGKVEDVACTALYLASDAGSYTTGRIIAVDGGIEISNTPFDIPDL is encoded by the coding sequence ATGATTCTCGACCGATTTCGGATGGACGGGCGCGTGGCGCTCATCACGGGCGCTGGCAAGGGCATCGGACGCGGCATCGCGCTGGCGTATGCAGAGGCGGGCGCCGACGTGGTGGTGGCCGCGCGCACGCTGGCCGACGTGGAAGAGGTGGCCGAGGCCGCCCGCGCGCTGGGCCGCCGCGCCACGGCCATTGCCTGCGACGTGACCGACCGCAGCCAGCTGGAGGCGCTGGTGGCGCAGACCATCCGGGACCACGACCACCTGGACGTGCTGGTGAACAACGCCGGCGGCGCGCCGCACGTGCCGCTCCTGCGCACCAGCGAGCAGGTCTTCGAGGACGCGCTGCGCTTCAACGTCACGCAGGCGTTCCTGCTCTCGCGCCTGGCCGCGCCGCACCTCTTGGCCACGGGCCGGGGCTCCATCGTGAACATCTCGAGCTCGCTCGGGCGCATCGTGGGGCGCGGCTTCGTGGCCTACGGCACCGCCAAGGCGGCCCTCCAGCACATGACCCGCCTGATGGCCAACGAGCTGGCCCCCAAGGTGCGCGTCAACGCCATCTGCTGTGGCGCCATCGAGACCGAGGCGCTCGGGAAGTTCCTGGCGAACCCGGCCGTACGAGATGGTCTGATCAAGCGCACCCCGCTGCGCGCCGTGGGCAAGGTGGAAGACGTGGCCTGCACGGCGCTCTACCTGGCCTCCGACGCGGGCAGCTATACCACTGGGCGGATCATCGCCGTGGATGGCGGGATCGAGATCAGCAACACCCCCTTCGACATCCCGGACTTGTGA
- a CDS encoding M15 family metallopeptidase — protein MHSLARPLSALLLLAGATGFCFGYGQAHGQTRRPTPAPIPAAVPPRPANTTACNYQDPQDFMIRSNWATTREMPEAERRERRQMAQRSVNFRTEQYGYFTGFGSRSLNRTTPMDNAVRADFMGLRVRLNSKIVPALACVEQQIRAECTEPAYTPRRLSGIRDRNTYHNGEVSNHVYGIAIDIDPTENTCCMCVAEWGDHPLCQRPVDSIYERMAMPECWVHVFERFGFYWLGRDRLQDTMHFEFLGDPALIARSSGAAAPAAPAPAP, from the coding sequence ATGCACTCTCTCGCACGACCCCTCTCCGCGCTGCTGCTCCTGGCCGGCGCCACTGGCTTCTGCTTCGGCTACGGGCAAGCGCACGGGCAGACTCGGCGCCCCACGCCTGCGCCCATCCCGGCCGCGGTGCCGCCGCGCCCCGCGAACACCACGGCGTGCAACTACCAGGACCCGCAGGACTTCATGATCCGCAGCAACTGGGCCACCACGCGCGAGATGCCCGAGGCCGAGCGCCGTGAGCGCCGCCAGATGGCGCAGCGCTCGGTGAACTTCCGCACGGAGCAGTACGGTTACTTCACGGGCTTCGGGAGCCGCTCGCTCAACCGCACCACGCCCATGGACAACGCCGTGCGTGCCGACTTCATGGGGCTGCGCGTGCGCCTCAACAGCAAGATCGTCCCGGCGCTGGCGTGCGTGGAGCAGCAGATCCGCGCGGAGTGCACCGAGCCGGCCTACACGCCGCGGCGCCTCTCGGGCATTCGCGACCGCAACACCTATCACAACGGTGAGGTCAGCAACCACGTGTACGGCATCGCCATCGACATCGATCCCACCGAGAACACGTGCTGCATGTGCGTGGCCGAGTGGGGCGACCACCCGCTGTGTCAGCGCCCGGTCGACTCCATCTACGAGCGCATGGCCATGCCCGAGTGCTGGGTGCACGTCTTCGAGCGCTTCGGCTTCTACTGGCTGGGTCGCGACCGCCTGCAGGACACCATGCACTTCGAGTTCCTGGGCGACCCGGCCCTGATCGCGCGGTCGTCCGGTGCGGCCGCGCCCGCAGCTCCCGCGCCCGCGCCCTGA
- a CDS encoding metallophosphoesterase family protein has translation MRIGIFSDVHANIEALSAVMEAFTNESIDQFYCLGDVVGYGASPNECADIVRDVTVATILGNHDAAVAGRMDYSYYYEAARQALDYHAGILSPANMAWLKALPYKQERNDIGLHLCHGSPLRLEEFEYIFAPEQARECLAIFEQLGDITLIGHSHLCKVFGLRPGEVQELPATKFKLEKGTRYIVSVGSVGQPRDYDNRASYTIYDSDARTFEFKRVEYDIESAASKIFDSSLERNFGNRLFIGV, from the coding sequence ATGCGCATCGGAATTTTCAGCGACGTCCACGCCAACATCGAGGCCCTCTCGGCCGTGATGGAAGCGTTCACCAACGAGTCCATCGACCAGTTCTACTGCCTGGGGGACGTGGTGGGCTACGGCGCCAGTCCCAACGAGTGCGCGGACATCGTGCGTGACGTCACGGTAGCCACCATCCTCGGCAACCACGACGCGGCGGTCGCCGGGCGCATGGACTACTCGTACTACTACGAGGCGGCACGCCAGGCGCTCGACTACCACGCGGGCATCTTGAGCCCCGCGAACATGGCTTGGCTCAAGGCGCTTCCGTACAAGCAGGAGCGCAACGACATCGGTTTGCACCTGTGCCACGGGTCACCGCTGCGGCTCGAGGAGTTCGAGTACATCTTCGCGCCCGAGCAGGCGCGCGAGTGCCTGGCCATCTTCGAGCAGCTGGGCGACATCACGCTCATCGGCCACTCGCACCTGTGCAAGGTGTTCGGCCTGCGTCCGGGCGAAGTGCAGGAGCTGCCCGCCACCAAGTTCAAGCTGGAGAAGGGCACGCGCTACATCGTCAGCGTCGGGTCCGTGGGCCAGCCGCGCGACTACGACAACCGCGCCAGCTACACCATCTACGACTCCGACGCGCGCACGTTCGAGTTCAAGCGCGTGGAGTACGACATCGAGTCGGCGGCATCGAAGATCTTCGACAGCAGCCTCGAGCGGAACTTCGGCAACCGCCTGTTCATCGGCGTCTGA